In the Halosolutus gelatinilyticus genome, CTCGAGTCCCGACGCGACTTCCAGGGTTAGTATCCCTGGAAATCAGCACATCGATCGATCCGTTCGCCAGGTATTTGGTAATGTCAAACACACGTCTTTCGATCCGGATTGCGCGTGATAGCGTACTTCATCCCCTCGTCTACTCCTAGTTATGCATCTGGGCGGTTCGTTCGTTGATGGGGACCGCACGAGCTCTTGGCATTTGGTCCGATACTGTACGATAATCCCCTAGTCTGTCGCAATAGATGGAGAATACCCAAGGTTGAAAGTTATTATTTTACAACCACAAATTCATTTTGTGTATAATGTCGTTCCTCACATGGGACCTACCCAGTATTGTTACAACAGTACGCGTGTAAATAGCCCTGCTCTGTCGTCGGAGTCTGATTTTGAAGCTGACAAAACACCTCGTTCTCATGGTGTCATGAGGACGTTCGCAACCGACCGTTTGCCTCTTCGAGATGCCGTCGATACCGTCCGTTCTCATCCTCTATTACGGCCATTGTTCACACCGAAATTCGGGGTCGTCAAATAAGACTCCGTCTCCGCGGCTGTCCCGCTCTGTTCTCTGTCCAGCGTGTTCTATCTATAGCCGTGAATCGTTTCCTTGGACGTCCTTGGACCGAGTGGTTGGTATTCGGTATGTCGATAGCCGGTTTCCGCGATCGACCTTTCGCTGAAGAAGCGCCTAAATCCCGTTACAGTCCTGCATCAGCAATGATGAGATATGATTCACGAAACGGCCCGCTGCCGAGTCTGGACGTCAGCGAACGAGCGGTAACAGAAACCCAAATCCGCGGTATGTACATTGAAGTCCGGACCTTCGGACCAGTTCGTGAGACTATCGAAAGAAAGTTTTATCGATACACGCTCGAGTCGAATGCGACCGTCGGCGACCTGCTGGAGCAGTCGTACCCGGAGTTAGATGATGTTCGAGCCGTTCTTGACGGGCAAGCTGAGGGCGACGTGATATCCGTGAACATCACCGTCAACAAGCGGAGCCTCAAGACGCTGGAGGACAACGAGACGGCGTTGTATGATGGGACTGTCGTGCGGCTCTCTCCGCCGATTCACAGCGGCTGAGAAGCGGTTCTCGGACTTCTACCGGCGACTCCGCTATGAACTCGAGTTCGTCTCGAGATGCGTTCGTGCCGACCGGACGGCAGTAACGCCATCGCCCACCGCTGCGGCAACTTCCAGCGGACTATCCATCCGGACGTCTCCAGCTGCGTAGATCCCTTTGACGGACGTCTCCATATCCGGGCCGACGATCACGCTTCCGTCGTCGTCGAGGTCGACGGTGTCCTCGAGGAACGACGCGTTCGGAACGGCGCCGATGTTGACGTTTAATCCGCCGACTGACTCGGTGCTCGTCTCGTCACTTTCGAGGTCCCGCAGTTGTATCGAGGTGACGACGCCATCGTCGCCTTGGATTTCCGTTACCGACATACCGGTCAGAACCTTGATCTGCTGGTTAGTTCGAGCGTCGGCCGCAAGCGACTCGTCGGCGGTCAATTCTTCCGCTCGTTCGATTAACAGCACCTCTGATGCGTGGTTCGTCAAGAATAGTGCGTCGATAATGGCGTGGTTTCGGCCTCCAATGATGGCGATTCGTTCGCCAGCGTAGAGCGGGCCGTCACAGGTCGCACAGTCGAACACGCCCCGTCCCCAGTAGTCCGACTCTCCGGGAACGCCGAGTCGCTTCGGACTGCTTCCGGTCGCGATGACGACAGCCGAGGCCTGAAACTGCCCGTGTTGCGTGTGGAGTTCGTGCGGTGCTCCGGGGTCGACGTCTTCGACGGCGGCCATTTCGACGTCTGGATCGTACGTTTCAGCGGTATTCACGAGCTGTGACCGGAGCTCCGTACCGGCTATTCCGTCCGGAAACCCTGGGTACGATTGTATCTCGTGTCGGTTCACGAGTTCTCCGCCTATCGACTCGTCCTCGAAGAACAACGTGTCGTACCCTCTCCGTCCCGCATAGGCGCCCGCGCTGAGCCCGGCCGGTCCGGTACCGATAATTGCGATATCGTAAACCATTGTCTAGCAGTAGTTGCTATCTTCCCAATAAAAAACGTTCCCCTCTATTCGGCCGACAACCGTCGTTCGGCGCTCGTCGGTTCCTGATCTCTGTGTTGTCCTTTTCTGTCTATTCGATAGTGCCTCGTTTGATCTTCGATACCATTTCTTAAGTGTATGGTCCGTGATAGGGAACCAGAGAGGTCATGGCAGATCATAAGACACAAGAAGCCAATGGAGAGCCAGACGATCACGCCGCTAAGCACTGGACCGCCCAGGGCAACGGCGGAACCGA is a window encoding:
- a CDS encoding MoaD/ThiS family protein is translated as MMRYDSRNGPLPSLDVSERAVTETQIRGMYIEVRTFGPVRETIERKFYRYTLESNATVGDLLEQSYPELDDVRAVLDGQAEGDVISVNITVNKRSLKTLEDNETALYDGTVVRLSPPIHSG
- a CDS encoding NAD(P)/FAD-dependent oxidoreductase, translated to MVYDIAIIGTGPAGLSAGAYAGRRGYDTLFFEDESIGGELVNRHEIQSYPGFPDGIAGTELRSQLVNTAETYDPDVEMAAVEDVDPGAPHELHTQHGQFQASAVVIATGSSPKRLGVPGESDYWGRGVFDCATCDGPLYAGERIAIIGGRNHAIIDALFLTNHASEVLLIERAEELTADESLAADARTNQQIKVLTGMSVTEIQGDDGVVTSIQLRDLESDETSTESVGGLNVNIGAVPNASFLEDTVDLDDDGSVIVGPDMETSVKGIYAAGDVRMDSPLEVAAAVGDGVTAVRSARTHLETNSSS